Proteins encoded together in one Thermococcus gammatolerans EJ3 window:
- a CDS encoding acyltransferase: MSEEAKKYFVHPLAVVEEGAEIGEGTRIWHFAHVRKGAKIGKNCNIGKDVYIDVDVEIGNNVKIQNGVSVYHGVKVEDDVFLGPHMTFTNDLYPRAFNDDWEVVPTLVKKGASIGAHATIVCGVTIGEYAMVGAGAVVTKDVPPFGLVYGNPARLKGFVCYCGRKLKEKIGEDDEHIIFKCSHCGREVKIRKKDYERYLKEKDL; the protein is encoded by the coding sequence ATGTCAGAGGAGGCTAAAAAATATTTCGTTCACCCCCTCGCGGTTGTCGAGGAGGGGGCCGAGATCGGCGAGGGAACGAGGATATGGCACTTCGCACACGTAAGAAAGGGAGCAAAAATAGGAAAGAACTGCAACATCGGAAAGGACGTTTACATCGACGTTGACGTCGAGATAGGCAACAACGTAAAAATCCAGAACGGTGTGAGCGTTTATCACGGGGTTAAAGTCGAAGACGACGTTTTTCTCGGCCCGCACATGACCTTCACCAACGACCTCTACCCAAGGGCCTTCAACGACGACTGGGAAGTTGTTCCAACCCTCGTCAAAAAGGGCGCTAGCATAGGGGCCCACGCGACGATAGTCTGCGGCGTGACAATCGGGGAATACGCTATGGTTGGGGCCGGAGCCGTCGTTACAAAGGACGTCCCACCCTTCGGGCTCGTCTACGGAAACCCCGCCCGGCTGAAGGGATTCGTCTGCTACTGCGGGAGGAAGCTGAAGGAAAAAATCGGCGAAGATGATGAACACATAATATTCAAGTGCTCCCACTGCGGAAGGGAGGTTAAAATCAGGAAGAAAGACTACGAACGCTACCTTAAGGAAAAAGACCTGTGA
- a CDS encoding UDP-N-acetylglucosamine 3-dehydrogenase, with protein sequence MLRVGVVGVGMMGQHHVRVYSELAREGKVELVGIADANFERAKELAKKYGTVPYGDYRELAKENLDAVDVAVPTSLHKDVALEFISHGTSVLVEKPIADTIENARAIIQAAEEAGVTLMVGHIERFNPAVLRLKDLISEGELGKLVTISAKRVGPMATRIRDVGIIVDLGVHDIDVISYLFGEPIKTVYARAGNVVHPAGVEDHALITLGFEDGTGIVETNWLTPHKTRTLTVVGTGGIAYLNYIEQSLKLYNSDWIKEAKIQKREPLRNELEHFIECVKAGKKPIVDGRAGLHALRVALLAQKSARTGKVMEVRE encoded by the coding sequence ATGCTCCGCGTTGGAGTCGTCGGTGTCGGAATGATGGGCCAGCACCACGTCAGGGTCTACTCCGAGCTGGCCAGAGAGGGGAAGGTTGAGCTCGTTGGAATTGCCGATGCGAACTTTGAGAGGGCAAAGGAACTGGCCAAAAAATACGGGACCGTTCCTTATGGGGATTACAGGGAACTGGCAAAGGAGAACCTCGACGCCGTTGATGTAGCCGTGCCAACTTCGCTCCACAAAGACGTTGCACTGGAGTTCATAAGCCATGGAACGAGCGTTCTGGTGGAGAAGCCCATAGCGGACACGATTGAAAACGCTCGGGCGATAATACAGGCGGCCGAAGAGGCAGGTGTTACTCTCATGGTGGGTCACATAGAACGCTTCAATCCCGCCGTGCTGAGGCTTAAGGATTTAATATCAGAGGGGGAGCTGGGCAAGCTGGTAACAATCAGCGCCAAGAGAGTCGGGCCCATGGCCACCAGAATAAGGGACGTGGGGATCATAGTTGACCTCGGGGTTCACGACATTGATGTTATCAGCTATCTCTTCGGCGAGCCCATCAAGACGGTCTACGCGAGGGCCGGGAACGTCGTTCATCCCGCTGGAGTCGAGGATCACGCGCTGATAACCCTCGGTTTTGAGGATGGGACTGGAATCGTGGAAACCAACTGGCTCACGCCCCACAAGACGAGAACGCTCACCGTGGTCGGAACGGGGGGAATAGCATATCTCAACTACATAGAGCAGAGCCTCAAGCTCTACAACAGTGACTGGATCAAAGAGGCTAAGATACAAAAACGGGAGCCGCTGAGAAACGAGTTGGAGCACTTCATTGAATGCGTTAAAGCAGGTAAGAAGCCGATAGTCGATGGGAGAGCGGGCCTTCATGCGCTTCGCGTTGCGCTCTTGGCCCAGAAGAGCGCTAGAACGGGAAAGGTCATGGAGGTGAGAGAATGA
- a CDS encoding DegT/DnrJ/EryC1/StrS family aminotransferase: MRKVPIAKPLIGDEEIKAVVDVLKSGMLAHGKEVEAFEREFAEYLGAKHGVAVANGTAALDVALKALKIGEGDEVITTPFTFIASATSILFQRAKPVFADIDPKTYNLDPNEVLEKITDKTRAILVVHLYGQPADMKAFKEIAEDHNLYLIEDCAQAHGAQFEGQKVGTFGHIAAFSFYPTKNMTTGEGGMVVTNDDELARRAKLIRSHGQAEKYLHIELGYNLRMTNIGGALGRVQLRKLDRWNEIRNENARKLSEGIEKIPGLTPPYVDPRVYHVFHQYVIRVEEDFPLGRDELMAKLRERGIGTAVHYPMPVHHQPLFQKLGYEKDCCPNAIEASRKVLSLPVHPAVSDEDIEYIVRTLEELSS, from the coding sequence ATGAGGAAGGTACCAATAGCCAAGCCCCTTATAGGGGATGAGGAAATAAAAGCTGTTGTTGATGTCCTGAAGAGCGGAATGCTCGCCCACGGAAAGGAGGTCGAGGCCTTCGAGAGAGAGTTTGCCGAGTACCTCGGCGCCAAACACGGCGTAGCCGTCGCCAACGGAACCGCAGCTTTGGACGTCGCCCTCAAGGCCCTCAAAATAGGGGAGGGCGATGAGGTCATAACGACCCCGTTCACGTTCATAGCCTCCGCTACCTCAATCCTCTTCCAGAGGGCAAAACCGGTTTTCGCCGACATCGACCCCAAAACCTACAACCTCGACCCGAACGAGGTTCTCGAAAAGATAACGGACAAGACCAGAGCAATACTCGTCGTCCACCTCTACGGCCAGCCTGCGGATATGAAGGCCTTCAAAGAGATAGCAGAGGATCACAACCTCTACCTCATCGAGGACTGCGCCCAGGCTCACGGTGCCCAGTTTGAAGGCCAGAAGGTCGGCACCTTCGGCCACATCGCCGCGTTCAGCTTCTACCCCACCAAGAACATGACGACGGGCGAGGGTGGAATGGTCGTTACCAACGACGACGAGCTCGCGAGGAGGGCAAAGCTTATCAGGAGCCACGGACAGGCCGAGAAGTACCTCCACATAGAGCTCGGCTACAACCTGAGGATGACCAACATCGGCGGGGCCCTTGGTAGGGTCCAGCTCAGAAAGCTCGATAGATGGAACGAGATCCGGAACGAGAACGCGAGGAAGCTGAGCGAGGGCATTGAAAAAATCCCTGGACTTACCCCGCCCTACGTCGACCCGAGGGTCTACCACGTCTTCCACCAGTACGTCATCAGGGTTGAGGAGGACTTCCCGCTCGGCAGGGACGAGCTTATGGCGAAGCTCCGCGAGAGGGGCATAGGCACCGCCGTTCACTATCCGATGCCGGTCCACCACCAGCCCCTCTTCCAGAAGCTCGGCTATGAGAAAGACTGCTGTCCGAACGCTATCGAGGCGAGCAGGAAAGTCCTCAGCCTGCCGGTTCACCCCGCCGTGAGCGATGAGGACATCGAGTACATCGTGAGAACTCTTGAAGAGCTTTCTTCTTGA